The following are from one region of the Lineus longissimus chromosome 19, tnLinLong1.2, whole genome shotgun sequence genome:
- the LOC135503265 gene encoding uncharacterized protein LOC135503265 codes for MSLFYIVPVQSKQTMNIQCVLATIFLVGVSLANEDVPEGVLEGVDNPDVPTCTIEQCIKSSPNITCPLVNDADIDKATDFFIECRVGDCMTHVEVDYVPDWTLYNTYDQWCQQCRCQEDGSVSCK; via the exons ATGAGCCTATTTTATATCGTTCCAGTTCAATCCAAGCAAACAATGAACATTCAGTGTGTTCTCGCCACTATTTTTCTGGTTGGTGTATCTCTCGCCAACGAGGACGTTCCCGAGGGCGTTCTCGAGGGCGTTGACAACCCAG ACGTTCCCACGTGTACAATAGAGCAATGTATAAAGAGTTCTCCAAACATCACGTGTCCACTCGTGAATGATG CCGACATTGACAAAGCCACTGATTTTTTCATCGAATGCAGAG TTGGCGATTGCATGACCCATGTCGAGGTTGACTACGTGCCTGATTGGACGTTGTACAATACTTACGACCAGTGGTGCCAACAGTGCCGATGCCAGGAGGATGGGTCGGTCAGCTGCAAGTAA